One segment of Vibrio mimicus DNA contains the following:
- a CDS encoding NAD(P)H-binding protein, whose translation MKRVAVIGAGWLGLPLAQWLKQQGHTVYATRTTLEGSKAVQAQGLESFVCQLDQPDGLSNALLERQCDTLIGCFPPGFRQGNGEQYATHWQLLVNQAKLANIQKLVMISSTSVYPDIAKPMNEQDASLGLALDNSAFDAKARVLLKAEQHVITSGMDYTIVRCSGLIGPKRHPSRFVSKMAQVSRLAPANMLHLYDAIGIVHFALTHLPNSIVNATTPNTVSKAEFYQAALDAVGSDASLPTVCDIEDKRILCDKLLSAGYRFHFSHTREALQGYE comes from the coding sequence ATGAAAAGAGTTGCGGTGATTGGTGCGGGTTGGCTGGGTTTACCACTCGCACAATGGCTTAAACAACAAGGCCATACGGTGTACGCGACACGCACAACCCTCGAAGGGAGTAAAGCGGTTCAGGCGCAAGGGCTAGAAAGCTTTGTGTGCCAACTGGATCAGCCCGATGGTTTAAGTAACGCTTTACTTGAGCGACAATGCGATACCTTGATTGGCTGTTTCCCCCCTGGTTTTCGTCAAGGTAATGGCGAACAGTATGCCACCCATTGGCAGTTGCTGGTCAATCAAGCCAAACTGGCCAATATTCAAAAATTGGTCATGATCAGTTCTACCTCTGTGTATCCCGATATCGCCAAACCGATGAATGAGCAAGACGCCTCATTGGGATTGGCGCTGGATAATTCAGCTTTCGATGCGAAAGCACGCGTCTTACTTAAAGCAGAACAGCATGTGATCACTTCGGGCATGGATTACACCATTGTACGTTGCAGTGGTTTGATTGGCCCCAAGCGCCACCCATCCCGCTTTGTCAGCAAAATGGCACAAGTCAGCCGGCTCGCACCCGCCAATATGCTGCACCTATACGATGCCATCGGTATTGTGCATTTTGCGCTAACTCACCTCCCCAACTCGATTGTCAATGCCACAACGCCAAATACAGTAAGCAAGGCCGAATTTTATCAAGCGGCTTTGGATGCAGTAGGCAGTGACGCATCCCTTCCCACTGTTTGTGATATCGAAGACAAACGCATTTTATGCGACAAATTATTGTCAGCGGGTTACCGTTTTCACTTTAGCCATACGCGAGAGGCACTCCAAGGTTATGAGTAA
- a CDS encoding TIGR02647 family protein, with amino-acid sequence MKFTQHHIDELNLLLQFDLSSAATGIKVHQDASEAVQAAVARLYNKGLCTQPDGGYLTDEGIEIAEHADRILRVLNA; translated from the coding sequence ATGAAATTCACTCAACACCATATCGATGAGCTTAATCTACTGCTGCAATTTGACTTGAGCAGCGCAGCCACAGGAATCAAAGTACATCAGGATGCTTCAGAAGCAGTTCAAGCAGCCGTAGCTCGCTTGTATAACAAAGGATTATGTACTCAACCAGACGGCGGCTACCTCACCGATGAAGGCATTGAAATCGCCGAACACGCTGACCGAATATTGCGTGTGCTAAACGCTTAA
- the focA gene encoding formate transporter FocA, with protein MDHNQFDSLLPPQMAERAAITGEGKAKKAAYKSFLLAISAGIQIGIAFVFYTVVTTGGHDMPYGVTKLLGGLAFSLGLILVVITGGELFTSSVLILVAKASGKISWKELVRNWTVVYFGNLCGSIILVFIMLATRQFMEDGGQLGLNAMAISQHKLHHTFLQAFALGLMCNILVCLAVWMTFSARSLTDKVMVLILPVAMFVSSGFEHCIANMFQVPMAIGIKYFAPESFWAMTGANIANYADLNFVNFIVNNLIPVTLGNIVGGGVFVGMWYWLIYLKD; from the coding sequence ATGGATCATAACCAATTCGATTCTCTTCTCCCTCCACAAATGGCAGAACGTGCTGCGATTACGGGTGAGGGTAAAGCCAAAAAAGCCGCGTACAAATCTTTCTTGCTTGCGATTTCAGCAGGCATTCAAATTGGTATTGCGTTTGTTTTCTACACCGTAGTGACGACCGGTGGGCATGATATGCCTTATGGGGTGACTAAGCTGCTTGGAGGTTTGGCCTTTAGTTTAGGGCTCATACTTGTCGTCATTACCGGCGGGGAGTTATTCACCAGTTCGGTGTTGATTTTGGTGGCGAAAGCGAGTGGAAAAATCTCGTGGAAAGAGCTTGTGCGAAATTGGACTGTCGTTTACTTCGGTAATCTATGTGGTTCGATCATCCTAGTGTTTATTATGCTTGCTACTCGCCAGTTTATGGAAGATGGTGGTCAGCTTGGTTTAAATGCGATGGCGATTTCCCAGCACAAATTGCATCACACTTTCTTGCAAGCTTTCGCGCTTGGGTTGATGTGTAACATCCTCGTTTGTTTAGCGGTTTGGATGACCTTTAGTGCCCGATCATTAACCGATAAAGTGATGGTGTTGATCCTGCCCGTTGCTATGTTTGTCTCTTCTGGCTTTGAGCACTGCATTGCTAACATGTTCCAAGTGCCGATGGCGATTGGGATTAAGTATTTTGCTCCAGAGAGTTTCTGGGCGATGACTGGTGCGAATATCGCGAACTATGCGGATCTCAACTTCGTCAATTTTATCGTCAATAACCTCATCCCAGTGACGCTTGGTAATATTGTGGGTGGTGGTGTGTTTGTTGGGATGTGGTACTGGCTTATCTACCTCAAAGATTAA
- the torE gene encoding trimethylamine N-oxide reductase system protein TorE — MSDVNKVEGVEKRSLEWKSFLFITVVLFPILSVAFVGGYGFIVWMLQMFVFGPPGVHGGF, encoded by the coding sequence ATGAGTGATGTTAATAAAGTTGAAGGCGTTGAAAAACGCTCTCTGGAGTGGAAGTCATTCCTCTTCATCACTGTGGTTCTTTTTCCCATCTTAAGCGTGGCTTTCGTTGGTGGATATGGATTCATTGTGTGGATGCTGCAAATGTTCGTGTTTGGTCCTCCGGGCGTACATGGCGGTTTTTAA
- the torC gene encoding pentaheme c-type cytochrome TorC — translation MKSLILKMWRTMTRPAVHISLGVLTLGGFIAGVIFWGGFNTALEATNTEEFCISCHTMRDNVYQELQTTVHWKNHSGVRATCPDCHVPHEWTAKIARKMQASKEVFAQIFGDLGTPEKFEERRIELAKHEWDRFAANKSLECKNCHNYDSMDFEQMSPTARIQMKQAAERDQSCIDCHKGIAHRLPKNMDSSSGLIGELEGMASNTKYADGETLVSVRFLPIYEDEQGKVEAGLLNPASEVKVLAEKGDMMQVEIDGWRKSKGFGRVIQEDFGMNIAVASLLKDAAMSDAIVTTGEQKVDELTGLPWEQVSAKVWMKKEAMLNDINPVWEKAREAYKTNCSVCHTQPAEAHFDANTWPGMFDGMLAFVNFDTDSEALVLKYLQKHSSDFAEGHH, via the coding sequence ATGAAATCTTTAATTCTGAAAATGTGGCGCACTATGACGCGTCCGGCGGTGCACATCAGCTTGGGTGTACTGACTCTCGGTGGCTTTATTGCTGGCGTGATTTTCTGGGGTGGTTTTAATACGGCTTTAGAAGCCACCAATACCGAAGAGTTCTGTATCAGTTGTCACACCATGCGTGACAACGTATACCAAGAGCTGCAAACCACAGTGCACTGGAAAAACCACTCAGGCGTACGTGCGACTTGTCCTGATTGCCACGTTCCTCATGAGTGGACGGCGAAAATCGCGCGTAAGATGCAAGCTTCGAAAGAAGTGTTCGCACAGATTTTTGGTGACTTAGGTACACCTGAGAAGTTTGAAGAGCGTCGTATCGAATTGGCTAAACATGAATGGGATCGCTTTGCGGCAAACAAATCTCTGGAATGTAAAAACTGCCACAACTACGACTCAATGGATTTTGAGCAAATGTCTCCAACTGCCCGCATCCAAATGAAGCAAGCGGCAGAGCGTGATCAAAGTTGTATCGATTGTCATAAAGGCATCGCGCATCGCTTGCCTAAAAATATGGATAGCTCAAGCGGTCTGATTGGTGAGCTAGAAGGTATGGCATCCAACACCAAATATGCTGATGGTGAAACCCTAGTCAGCGTTCGCTTCCTACCTATCTATGAAGATGAGCAAGGTAAAGTGGAAGCCGGTCTACTCAACCCAGCTTCTGAAGTGAAAGTGTTAGCCGAAAAAGGCGACATGATGCAAGTTGAAATCGATGGCTGGCGTAAATCGAAAGGCTTTGGTCGTGTGATCCAAGAAGACTTCGGTATGAACATCGCTGTGGCGTCGCTACTGAAAGATGCCGCCATGTCGGATGCGATTGTGACCACGGGTGAGCAGAAAGTGGACGAGTTGACAGGTCTGCCTTGGGAACAAGTGAGCGCGAAAGTATGGATGAAAAAAGAAGCCATGCTGAACGACATCAACCCAGTTTGGGAAAAAGCACGTGAAGCGTACAAAACCAACTGTTCTGTATGTCACACACAACCTGCTGAAGCGCACTTTGATGCCAACACTTGGCCTGGCATGTTCGACGGTATGTTGGCATTCGTCAACTTTGATACCGACAGTGAAGCGCTGGTACTGAAGTACCTGCAAAAACACTCTTCAGATTTCGCTGAAGGCCATCACTAA
- the torA gene encoding trimethylamine-N-oxide reductase TorA: MAITRRSFLKGVATTSAASIIGPSLLTSVSAQAAETTGTWKVSGSHWGAFRAHIYGGKVQELKALELDTHPTEMLNGIQGILYSPSRVRYPMVRLDWLKKHKYSAETRGNNRFIRVTWDEAIDLFYRELERVQKQYGPWALHAGQTGWNQTGAFHNCTAMMQRAVGMHGNYITKVGDYSTGAGQTIMPYVLGSTEVYAQGTSWSEILDNSDNIILWANDPVKNLQVGWNCETHQSFGYLDQLKEKVAKGEINVVSVDPVKNKTQRFLQNPHLYINPQTDVAFMLAVAHVLYTENLYDKKFIETYCLGFEEFIPYVLGKSKDKVEKTPEWAAKICGVKPDAIRDFARMLVNGRTQLLFGWCIQRQEHGEQPYWMGAVLAAMIGQIGLPGGGISYGHHYSGIGVPSTGFAGPGGFPRNLDQGAKPKWDNNDFNGYSRTIPVARWIDAIMEPGKKINHNGNSVTLPGFKMMVISGCNPWHHHQDRNKMKRAFQKLETVVTIDFSWTATCRFSDIVLPACTQWERNDIDSYGSYSGKGLIAMHRLVDPLFQSRTDFEIMTELTRRFGREKEYTRDMDEMMWVRSLYDECKKANEGKFAMPEFEEFWEKGFLDFGTGTPWVRHADFRKDPEINPLGTPSGFIEITSRKIGRYGYEHCQEFPMWFEKTERSHGGPGSEKYPFWLQSCHPDKRLHSQMCEAEAFRATYAVQGREPVYINPADAKAKGIKDGDLVRVYNDRGQLLAGAVLSESYPRGVIRIEEGAWYGPLTEKVGAICTYGDPNTLTLDLGTSELAQATSANTCIVEFEKFRGEVPPVTSFGGPIEVI; encoded by the coding sequence ATGGCGATTACACGAAGAAGTTTTCTGAAAGGTGTCGCAACCACCAGTGCGGCGTCGATCATTGGCCCAAGCCTACTGACCTCAGTTTCTGCCCAAGCGGCAGAAACCACGGGAACCTGGAAAGTCTCCGGTTCTCACTGGGGCGCATTCCGCGCCCACATCTACGGCGGTAAGGTTCAAGAACTGAAAGCGTTGGAATTGGATACCCATCCAACAGAAATGTTGAACGGTATTCAAGGTATTCTGTACAGCCCATCTCGTGTGCGCTACCCAATGGTACGCCTCGACTGGCTGAAAAAGCACAAATACAGTGCAGAAACGCGCGGTAACAACCGTTTTATCCGTGTGACTTGGGATGAAGCGATTGATCTGTTCTACCGCGAATTAGAGCGTGTTCAGAAGCAATACGGCCCTTGGGCGCTGCATGCAGGCCAAACCGGTTGGAACCAAACCGGTGCTTTCCACAACTGTACCGCGATGATGCAACGCGCAGTAGGTATGCATGGTAACTACATTACCAAAGTAGGGGATTACTCTACCGGTGCTGGTCAAACCATCATGCCTTACGTACTGGGTTCAACCGAAGTTTACGCACAAGGTACCTCTTGGAGCGAGATTTTAGACAACTCAGACAACATTATTCTGTGGGCAAACGATCCAGTGAAAAACCTACAAGTAGGTTGGAACTGTGAGACGCACCAGTCTTTCGGCTATCTCGATCAATTAAAAGAGAAAGTCGCGAAAGGTGAGATCAACGTGGTTTCTGTTGACCCAGTGAAGAACAAGACGCAGCGCTTCTTGCAAAACCCTCACCTATACATCAACCCACAAACTGACGTGGCGTTCATGTTGGCGGTAGCGCATGTGCTGTATACCGAAAACCTGTACGACAAGAAGTTCATTGAAACTTACTGCTTGGGCTTTGAAGAGTTCATTCCTTACGTGCTGGGTAAGAGCAAAGATAAAGTTGAGAAAACGCCAGAGTGGGCGGCGAAAATCTGTGGCGTGAAACCCGATGCGATTCGTGATTTCGCCCGTATGCTGGTCAATGGTCGTACTCAGCTGCTGTTCGGTTGGTGTATCCAACGTCAAGAACATGGTGAACAACCTTACTGGATGGGCGCGGTACTGGCGGCCATGATCGGTCAAATTGGTTTGCCGGGTGGTGGTATCTCTTACGGTCACCACTATTCAGGTATCGGTGTGCCTTCAACCGGTTTTGCTGGCCCTGGTGGTTTCCCGCGTAACCTAGACCAAGGCGCGAAGCCAAAGTGGGATAACAATGACTTCAACGGTTACAGCCGTACAATTCCAGTTGCACGTTGGATTGATGCCATCATGGAACCGGGTAAGAAGATCAACCACAACGGCAACTCAGTAACGCTACCGGGCTTCAAGATGATGGTGATTTCGGGTTGTAACCCGTGGCACCACCATCAAGATCGCAACAAGATGAAGCGTGCGTTCCAGAAATTGGAAACGGTCGTGACTATCGATTTCAGCTGGACAGCAACTTGCCGCTTCTCTGACATCGTACTGCCTGCTTGTACTCAGTGGGAACGTAATGACATTGACTCATACGGTTCATACTCAGGCAAAGGCTTGATTGCGATGCATCGTCTGGTTGACCCTCTGTTCCAGTCACGTACTGACTTTGAAATCATGACTGAGCTGACTCGTCGCTTCGGCCGTGAAAAAGAGTACACCCGTGATATGGACGAGATGATGTGGGTTCGTTCACTGTATGACGAATGTAAGAAAGCCAACGAAGGTAAGTTTGCCATGCCAGAATTCGAAGAGTTCTGGGAAAAAGGCTTCCTTGATTTTGGTACTGGCACGCCTTGGGTTCGCCACGCAGACTTCCGTAAAGATCCGGAAATCAATCCACTGGGTACTCCTTCAGGCTTTATTGAAATTACCTCGCGTAAGATCGGTCGCTACGGCTATGAACACTGCCAAGAGTTCCCGATGTGGTTCGAGAAAACGGAACGTTCACACGGTGGTCCTGGCTCTGAGAAATACCCATTCTGGTTGCAATCGTGCCACCCAGACAAACGTCTGCACTCACAAATGTGTGAAGCGGAAGCGTTCCGTGCCACTTACGCGGTGCAAGGTCGTGAGCCCGTTTACATCAACCCAGCGGATGCGAAAGCCAAAGGCATCAAAGATGGTGACTTGGTGCGCGTCTACAACGATCGGGGTCAACTGTTAGCAGGTGCGGTACTGAGTGAAAGCTACCCACGCGGCGTGATCCGTATCGAAGAGGGTGCTTGGTATGGCCCGCTGACTGAGAAAGTGGGCGCGATCTGTACTTACGGCGATCCAAACACGCTAACGCTAGATTTGGGTACGTCAGAGTTGGCGCAAGCGACATCTGCCAATACCTGTATCGTGGAGTTCGAGAAGTTCCGTGGCGAAGTTCCACCGGTGACTTCATTCGGCGGCCCAATCGAAGTGATCTAA
- a CDS encoding glycoside hydrolase family 36 protein has translation MSSLRLANGREILVQQADIELEIAGNELSAQYIGLHNRPFERRYPLFSTLLNVESDARLVGDGFQMLSQASGTLNQVQEVGRCPDNNLSYRIYPHDAPKRFYNTLMIEAAGRYLLFGFTTCQRFAGFFEVHRHPQHWVLSAFIDGEETRPQDWVTNQLESVICLEGESMSELYQAYAQAISRHHPPRMHLKDPAPMGWCSWYAYYAEVTEPDIKENVAVLAERHPELEWVLLDDGYQAFMGDWLTPSQKFPSGIQQVIADIRAQGKKPAIWLAPFIAEADSAVFRQHPDWFVKNAAGQPLKAEEITYGGWRCTPWYVLDGSHPDVQEHLTQVVKTLREEWGVELFKLDANYWGTLQGQRFQSGVTGVEAYRMGMQAIAEGAGDAWLLGCNAPMWPSLGLVDAMRVSDDVERNADRFCQIARETLMRSWQHRQLWQIDPDCLTLTPLPNQSADRASYEFHRNVLLASGGLLLSGDPLPKLIPFAKQSLKRLLKRFQYSQKAAKITSLSMRHAFLPLTDKNDLHCLFNFNGKAQEFTLVANHPVLWYDYWSGEQLSTEPTKLLMVNLEKGIQSRAIFTVG, from the coding sequence ATGAGTAGCCTAAGATTAGCCAATGGACGAGAGATCCTAGTACAGCAAGCGGATATTGAGCTGGAAATCGCAGGCAATGAGCTTTCTGCGCAGTATATTGGGTTGCATAATCGCCCTTTTGAGCGTCGTTATCCACTATTTAGCACTTTGTTGAATGTGGAGTCAGATGCACGTTTGGTCGGCGATGGATTTCAGATGTTGTCACAAGCTTCAGGGACGTTAAACCAAGTCCAAGAAGTCGGTAGATGTCCGGATAATAACCTCAGTTACCGTATCTACCCGCATGATGCGCCTAAACGTTTTTACAACACTTTGATGATTGAGGCCGCAGGCCGTTACCTACTGTTTGGATTTACTACCTGCCAGCGATTTGCCGGATTTTTTGAAGTGCATCGTCATCCACAACATTGGGTACTGAGCGCCTTTATTGATGGAGAAGAGACGCGCCCGCAAGATTGGGTCACCAATCAGTTAGAGTCGGTGATTTGCTTAGAAGGCGAATCCATGTCGGAGCTTTATCAAGCCTATGCTCAGGCAATTTCGCGCCACCATCCGCCAAGAATGCATCTGAAGGACCCTGCGCCGATGGGCTGGTGTTCATGGTATGCCTACTATGCTGAAGTTACCGAGCCGGACATCAAAGAGAACGTGGCAGTTTTGGCGGAACGTCATCCTGAATTGGAATGGGTGCTGCTGGATGACGGCTACCAAGCGTTTATGGGCGATTGGCTCACGCCATCCCAAAAGTTTCCCAGTGGTATTCAGCAAGTGATTGCCGATATTCGAGCCCAAGGTAAAAAGCCGGCTATCTGGCTTGCGCCTTTTATCGCTGAAGCGGATTCAGCGGTTTTTCGTCAGCATCCAGACTGGTTTGTGAAAAATGCCGCTGGTCAGCCACTCAAAGCCGAAGAGATCACTTATGGTGGTTGGCGTTGCACGCCTTGGTATGTGTTGGATGGTTCTCATCCGGATGTGCAAGAGCACTTGACCCAAGTGGTGAAAACCCTGCGTGAAGAGTGGGGCGTTGAGCTATTTAAACTCGATGCAAACTATTGGGGAACGCTACAAGGTCAGCGTTTTCAATCGGGTGTTACGGGTGTAGAAGCGTATCGAATGGGCATGCAAGCCATTGCTGAAGGTGCAGGCGATGCGTGGCTACTGGGCTGTAATGCGCCGATGTGGCCTTCATTGGGCTTGGTGGATGCGATGCGAGTGTCGGACGATGTAGAGCGCAATGCTGATCGCTTTTGCCAAATTGCCCGTGAAACTTTAATGCGCAGTTGGCAGCACAGACAACTGTGGCAAATCGATCCTGATTGCTTAACGCTCACTCCGTTACCAAACCAAAGTGCCGATCGCGCCAGTTATGAGTTTCACCGTAATGTACTGCTTGCTAGTGGCGGCTTATTACTGTCGGGCGATCCACTGCCGAAGCTGATTCCGTTTGCAAAGCAGAGCCTTAAACGGTTGCTCAAGCGTTTCCAATACAGCCAGAAAGCCGCCAAAATCACTTCTCTGAGCATGCGCCATGCGTTCTTACCGCTGACCGATAAAAATGATCTGCACTGCTTATTTAACTTTAACGGTAAAGCACAGGAGTTCACCTTGGTCGCTAATCACCCAGTGCTCTGGTATGACTATTGGAGTGGTGAACAGCTCAGCACAGAGCCGACTAAATTGCTGATGGTTAATTTGGAGAAAGGCATACAAAGCCGCGCGATCTTCACAGTGGGTTAG
- the rsgA gene encoding ribosome small subunit-dependent GTPase A has protein sequence MNNTMTSSQPYTLTQLGWKPFFQQQLTLEDYENTQICRIVAHHRSGYQLCSEQGHFHLAIHHAQPKMTVGDWVLLDEQQRFKRLLERQSELSRKAAGSKVAEQLIATNVDTLFIVCSLNDDFNLSRIERYLSIAKEAQIEPVVVLTKADLSEQADQNIAQVQQLSATLLVEAVNALNPNSVEALRPWCTQGRTVAFIGSSGVGKSTLTNTLLGAEAQETGGIREDDSKGRHTTTARSVHMIPDGALIIDTPGMRELQLIDCGEGVSETFSDIETLALQCRFKDCQHQQEPGCAVQQAMDNGTLEARRLQNYFKLQREQAYNSATLAEQRNRMKQFGKMCRNVSSDKQKLKTRY, from the coding sequence ATGAACAACACAATGACATCTTCTCAGCCTTACACATTGACTCAACTTGGCTGGAAACCTTTTTTTCAACAACAACTGACACTCGAAGATTACGAGAATACACAAATCTGCCGCATCGTTGCTCATCATCGCAGCGGTTATCAGCTTTGCAGTGAGCAAGGGCATTTTCATCTCGCTATTCATCATGCTCAACCGAAAATGACGGTGGGCGATTGGGTTTTGTTGGATGAACAACAACGGTTTAAGCGTCTGCTTGAACGCCAAAGTGAACTGAGCCGAAAAGCGGCGGGGAGTAAAGTGGCGGAGCAGTTGATCGCAACCAATGTTGATACTTTATTTATTGTCTGCTCGCTCAATGATGACTTTAACCTCAGCCGTATTGAACGCTATCTTAGCATCGCCAAAGAAGCGCAAATCGAACCGGTGGTGGTACTGACCAAAGCTGATTTATCTGAACAAGCTGACCAAAACATCGCGCAAGTTCAACAACTCAGTGCAACGTTATTGGTAGAGGCAGTAAACGCGCTCAATCCTAACAGCGTAGAGGCCTTACGGCCTTGGTGTACCCAAGGTAGAACGGTCGCGTTTATTGGCTCCTCTGGTGTCGGAAAATCCACACTAACCAACACCTTGCTTGGCGCAGAAGCCCAAGAAACGGGCGGGATTCGTGAAGATGACAGTAAAGGCCGCCATACCACCACCGCGCGTTCGGTTCACATGATCCCTGACGGTGCGTTGATCATCGATACACCGGGAATGCGTGAGCTCCAACTTATCGACTGTGGCGAAGGGGTTAGCGAGACGTTTTCAGACATTGAAACGTTAGCGTTACAGTGCCGTTTTAAAGATTGCCAGCACCAGCAAGAGCCGGGATGTGCAGTTCAACAAGCCATGGACAATGGCACTTTGGAAGCAAGGCGCTTACAAAACTATTTCAAGCTACAGCGAGAGCAAGCTTATAACTCCGCCACACTCGCTGAGCAACGCAATAGAATGAAGCAATTTGGGAAGATGTGCCGTAATGTGAGCAGTGACAAGCAAAAGCTCAAAACTCGCTATTAA
- a CDS encoding manganese-dependent inorganic pyrophosphatase — protein MILVVGHKNPDSDSICSALVAAELLKARGLEAKAVRQGEINRETQHILNVAGVEQPELRTSVAGEQVWLVDYTDLAQAPDDLNQAEILGIVDHHRLGDVMTVNPLEAWIWPVGCTSTILFNLFKMENAEITRPLALLMISAILSDTVGFASPTCTQKDRDAVAELAVLAGITDLEGFIKALLIAKTDIEGLSAAQLVEKDLKAYPFNGRELVVGQVELATLEQVADMIDALEADLQRRCDEESLALAALMLTDITTAQTRLLFKGEWSEKLAKHEKDGVLMMENTLSRKKQGWPWLQTELV, from the coding sequence ATGATTTTAGTTGTTGGTCATAAAAACCCAGACAGTGACAGTATTTGTAGTGCATTAGTGGCGGCTGAACTTTTAAAAGCGCGTGGTTTGGAAGCAAAAGCGGTACGCCAAGGCGAAATCAACCGCGAAACACAACACATTTTGAATGTGGCTGGCGTGGAGCAACCTGAATTACGTACTAGCGTTGCAGGCGAACAAGTTTGGTTAGTGGATTACACCGATTTAGCGCAAGCTCCGGATGACCTAAACCAAGCGGAGATCCTCGGTATCGTTGACCATCACCGCTTAGGTGATGTGATGACGGTAAATCCTCTGGAAGCGTGGATTTGGCCTGTTGGTTGTACCAGTACCATTTTGTTCAACTTGTTCAAAATGGAAAATGCAGAAATCACTCGCCCACTAGCATTACTGATGATCTCTGCCATTTTGTCTGACACCGTGGGTTTTGCATCACCAACTTGCACTCAAAAAGACAGAGACGCCGTTGCTGAGCTAGCAGTATTGGCGGGTATCACCGATCTGGAAGGCTTTATCAAAGCACTGTTGATTGCGAAAACCGACATTGAAGGTTTAAGCGCAGCACAACTGGTTGAAAAAGATTTGAAAGCTTACCCATTCAATGGTCGTGAGTTGGTAGTCGGTCAGGTTGAACTGGCAACGCTAGAGCAAGTCGCGGATATGATTGATGCCTTGGAGGCAGATCTGCAACGTCGTTGTGATGAAGAGTCACTCGCACTCGCGGCGCTGATGCTGACTGACATCACCACAGCACAAACTCGTCTGCTGTTTAAAGGTGAATGGTCAGAAAAACTGGCTAAGCATGAAAAAGACGGCGTACTGATGATGGAAAACACCCTAAGTCGTAAGAAGCAAGGTTGGCCTTGGCTACAAACAGAGTTAGTGTGA